Proteins encoded in a region of the Zea mays cultivar B73 chromosome 2, Zm-B73-REFERENCE-NAM-5.0, whole genome shotgun sequence genome:
- the LOC100275876 gene encoding uncharacterized protein LOC100275876 precursor, with the protein MRALALTLPALVLAALLSCTPEISAVRVPAATLADQTSNRRGASSPPAAAEQPTRKAASDDDAAAAAAAASSARASRLDDASASWKAPAVAGGASYSPPPSAVFDPDRMSKRRVRRGSDPIHNKC; encoded by the coding sequence atGAGAGCCCTCGCCCTCACGCTGCCAGCTCTTGTCCTTGCTGCTCTCCTAAGCTGCACCCCCGAGATCTCTGCCGTCAGAGTCCCGGCGGCCACTCTCGCCGACCAGACGAGCAACCGGCGGGGCGCCTCGTCGCCACCGGCGGCAGCCGAGCAGCCAACAAGGAAGGCGGCGAGCGACGAtgacgctgccgccgccgccgccgccgcaagcAGCGCCAGGGCCAGCAGGCTCGACGACGCGTCCGCCAGCTGGAAGGCGCCCGCGGTTGCCGGCGGCGCCTCGTATTCCCCTCCTCCGTCGGCCGTGTTCGACCCCGATAGGATGAGCAAGCGCCGCGTCCGCAGAGGCTCCGACCCCATCCACAACAAGTGCTAG